One stretch of Trueperaceae bacterium DNA includes these proteins:
- a CDS encoding metallophosphoesterase: MIKVIAVGDVHGQWPELWRVLKAAAACTPALEPTAPVLEGRYQVVCVGDLVHYKDERAYANAVGEEPYDPANPDHLRRAAKAQIRELYRFKRFVDAAAGNVTVILGNHDEVAMDHRYELSTRGGLKHVEFDESHGGLALPDDLVAWFREMPREQVFHGVQFAHAGPLPGMQVFDDFFYHDPDTKTWWYKKPELVRQAGHRFGVYGHTVMKEGVYVDRDNCFAMIDALGKLQFLELLLDEDRLDYSVMQL, encoded by the coding sequence GTGATCAAGGTCATCGCCGTGGGCGACGTCCACGGGCAGTGGCCCGAGCTGTGGCGCGTGCTCAAGGCGGCGGCCGCGTGCACGCCGGCGCTCGAGCCGACGGCGCCGGTGCTCGAGGGCCGCTACCAGGTCGTGTGCGTCGGCGACCTCGTCCACTACAAGGACGAGCGCGCCTACGCGAACGCCGTGGGGGAGGAGCCTTACGACCCTGCCAACCCCGACCACCTCAGGCGCGCGGCGAAGGCGCAGATCCGTGAGCTCTACCGCTTCAAACGCTTCGTCGACGCCGCCGCCGGCAACGTGACCGTCATCCTCGGCAACCACGACGAGGTCGCCATGGACCACCGCTACGAGCTGAGCACGCGCGGCGGCCTGAAGCACGTGGAGTTCGACGAGTCGCACGGCGGCCTGGCGCTGCCCGATGACCTCGTGGCCTGGTTCAGGGAGATGCCGCGCGAGCAGGTCTTCCACGGCGTGCAGTTCGCCCACGCCGGCCCGCTGCCGGGCATGCAGGTCTTCGACGACTTCTTCTATCACGACCCCGACACGAAGACCTGGTGGTACAAGAAGCCCGAGCTGGTCAGGCAGGCGGGCCACAGGTTCGGCGTCTACGGCCACACCGTGATGAAGGAGGGCGTCTACGTCGACCGCGACAACTGCTTCGCGATGATCGACGCCCTGGGCAAGCTGCAGTTCCTCGAGCTCCTCCTCGACGAGGACCGGCTCGACTACAGCGTCATGCAGCTGTGA
- a CDS encoding aminoglycoside phosphotransferase family protein → MSEGGPEEARGGDAAGWLAGPATGSPLIPERVRMVVMTDPRGPAWLDSVPGLVEELARRWGLSLGRPLDHEGYTSAVVPGETRDGTAVVLKVGFPFMEDRDQAAGLRFWDGDPTVRLLAADEESGALLLERCVPGHSLRTRPAEERDRVLAGLLRRAWRPVGPDHGFRHLSELIDRWSAVTAEEEARWPDPGLVREGIASWRELSRPGPDDVLLVTDAHAGNVLAAEREPWLIIDPRPFVGDRAYDATRHLFDVRERLAADPAGFLRYWADLLGLDVVRVRAWAFARFAAEYSESDEWWRWAAGMARKVAP, encoded by the coding sequence GTGAGCGAAGGAGGACCTGAGGAGGCGCGCGGGGGTGACGCGGCGGGGTGGCTCGCGGGGCCCGCGACCGGCTCGCCCCTGATCCCGGAGCGCGTGCGGATGGTGGTCATGACGGACCCGCGGGGGCCCGCTTGGCTCGACTCGGTGCCGGGTCTCGTGGAGGAGCTGGCCCGCCGCTGGGGGCTCTCGCTCGGCAGACCCCTCGACCACGAGGGCTACACGTCCGCGGTGGTGCCGGGGGAGACCAGGGACGGCACCGCCGTCGTGCTGAAGGTCGGGTTCCCGTTCATGGAGGACCGCGACCAGGCCGCCGGCCTGCGGTTCTGGGACGGCGACCCGACGGTCAGGCTGCTCGCGGCTGACGAGGAGAGCGGGGCCCTGCTGCTCGAGCGCTGCGTCCCGGGACACAGCCTGAGGACGCGTCCGGCCGAGGAGCGCGACCGCGTGCTGGCCGGCCTCCTCCGCCGCGCCTGGCGACCGGTCGGTCCCGATCACGGCTTCAGGCACCTCTCCGAGCTGATCGACCGCTGGAGCGCGGTCACCGCGGAGGAGGAGGCCCGCTGGCCCGACCCCGGCCTGGTGCGGGAGGGCATCGCGTCGTGGCGGGAACTGTCGCGTCCCGGGCCGGACGACGTCCTGCTGGTCACCGACGCCCACGCCGGCAACGTCCTCGCCGCCGAGCGCGAGCCGTGGCTGATCATCGACCCCAGGCCGTTCGTGGGCGACAGGGCCTACGACGCCACGCGGCACCTCTTCGACGTCAGGGAGCGCTTGGCGGCGGACCCAGCGGGCTTCCTCCGGTACTGGGCGGACCTGCTGGGCCTCGACGTGGTCCGCGTCAGGGCCTGGGCCTTCGCGCGCTTCGCGGCCGAGTACAGCGAGAGCGACGAGTGGTGGCGGTGGGCGGCCGGCATGGCGCGCAAGGTGGCGCCGTGA
- a CDS encoding aminoglycoside phosphotransferase family protein — MTAGLLVPARVRGLAEREPEGRAWLAGLPALVADLSRRWGLSLGPAFDHGGYTAVVLPAEREDGTPAVLKLSFPHMEGLDEAAGLRFWDGDPTVRLLEADDERHALLLERCLPGHDLRALPEPERDAVLAGLLRRLWRPASPRAGFRHLERMIAYWSEGTEADEARWPDPDLVREGLAAWRELARPGRDDVLLATDAHAGNALAAQREPWLLIDPKPFVGDRAYDATQHLFDQRERLEADPSGFVRSWAALLDLDEARVRSWTFARYAAERRDDDEDWRRANDLARRLAP; from the coding sequence TTGACGGCAGGGCTCCTGGTGCCGGCGCGGGTCAGGGGGCTCGCCGAGCGGGAGCCGGAGGGAAGGGCGTGGCTCGCCGGCCTGCCGGCGCTCGTCGCGGACCTCTCCCGCCGTTGGGGGCTCTCGCTGGGCCCGGCGTTCGACCACGGCGGCTACACGGCGGTCGTGCTGCCGGCGGAGCGCGAGGACGGCACGCCGGCCGTCCTCAAGCTGTCGTTCCCGCACATGGAGGGTCTCGACGAGGCCGCGGGCCTGCGGTTCTGGGACGGCGACCCCACGGTCCGGCTGCTCGAGGCCGACGACGAGCGCCACGCCCTGCTGCTGGAGCGCTGCCTGCCAGGGCACGACCTGAGGGCGCTGCCGGAGCCCGAGCGCGACGCCGTCCTGGCCGGGCTCCTGCGCCGGCTCTGGCGACCCGCCTCACCGCGGGCCGGCTTCCGGCACCTGGAGCGGATGATCGCCTACTGGAGCGAGGGGACGGAGGCCGACGAGGCCAGGTGGCCCGACCCGGACCTCGTGAGGGAGGGGCTGGCCGCGTGGCGCGAGCTCGCGCGACCGGGCCGCGACGACGTCCTGCTGGCCACCGACGCGCACGCCGGCAACGCGCTCGCCGCCCAGCGCGAGCCCTGGCTGCTCATCGACCCGAAGCCGTTCGTGGGCGACAGGGCCTACGACGCGACGCAGCACCTCTTCGACCAGCGGGAGCGGCTCGAGGCGGACCCGAGCGGCTTCGTGCGGAGCTGGGCCGCCCTGCTCGACCTGGACGAGGCGAGGGTGAGGTCCTGGACGTTCGCGCGCTACGCCGCGGAGCGCCGCGACGACGACGAGGATTGGCGGCGCGCCAACGACCTGGCGCGCCGGCTGGCCCCCTGA
- a CDS encoding nucleoside hydrolase, with translation MPARRQPVWLDCDPGHDDAFAILTALHRADLVGVSVVSGNAPVDRCLANALVTLQLAGARDVPVHRGAERPLAREPRYAPHIHGESGLAGPELPPVELEPRPEHAVAAIIDASRRVEGLWLVAVGPFTNVALALREDPGLARRLAGISLMGGAWGGGNITPVAEFNVWADPEAAEAVFASGANVVMAGLDLTHQLVVDAQRRERVRALSTTLARFAADLLDYFSQAYASVYRVPAEGPLHDPCAVLAVTDPRLFTASRRRVEVETTSELTRGMTVVDRRTGRLVGEPNATVLETIDAEAAFELILEALGAASAEGVRA, from the coding sequence ATGCCGGCGCGCAGGCAGCCTGTCTGGCTCGACTGCGACCCCGGCCACGACGACGCCTTCGCGATACTCACGGCGCTGCACCGCGCCGACCTCGTGGGCGTGTCGGTGGTGTCGGGCAACGCGCCCGTCGACAGGTGCCTGGCCAACGCGCTCGTCACCCTGCAGCTCGCGGGCGCGCGGGACGTGCCCGTGCACCGCGGCGCCGAGCGTCCCCTGGCGCGCGAGCCCAGGTACGCGCCGCACATCCACGGCGAGTCGGGCCTCGCCGGCCCCGAGCTGCCGCCCGTCGAGCTCGAGCCGCGCCCCGAGCACGCGGTGGCGGCGATCATCGACGCCTCGCGGCGCGTCGAGGGCCTGTGGCTCGTCGCCGTCGGGCCCTTCACGAACGTGGCCCTGGCGCTGCGCGAGGACCCGGGCCTGGCGCGGCGCCTCGCCGGCATCAGCCTGATGGGCGGCGCCTGGGGCGGCGGCAACATCACGCCGGTCGCCGAGTTCAACGTCTGGGCCGACCCGGAGGCCGCGGAGGCGGTGTTCGCGTCCGGCGCGAACGTCGTCATGGCCGGCCTCGACCTGACCCACCAGCTCGTCGTCGACGCGCAGCGGCGCGAGCGCGTGCGCGCGCTGAGCACGACGCTGGCGCGCTTCGCCGCCGACCTGCTCGACTACTTCTCGCAGGCCTACGCCAGCGTCTACCGGGTGCCGGCCGAGGGCCCGCTGCACGACCCCTGCGCGGTGCTGGCCGTCACCGACCCGCGGCTCTTCACGGCCAGCCGCCGGCGGGTGGAGGTGGAGACGACCTCCGAGCTCACGCGCGGCATGACGGTGGTGGACAGGCGCACGGGACGGCTCGTGGGCGAGCCGAACGCGACCGTGCTCGAGACGATAGACGCCGAGGCCGCGTTCGAACTGATACTCGAGGCGCTGGGCGCCGCGAGCGCCGAGGGGGTGCGGGCGTGA
- the ftsE gene encoding cell division ATP-binding protein FtsE yields MIEFSHVTKTYPRTHTHALRDVHFHVGRGEFVYVTGHSGAGKSTLLALILRRILPSEGRVIIGGNDVARLRESRLPHLRRQIGMVFQDHRLLPHLTAFENLTFVLRATATRGNHEQKALAALRNVGLAHKRKAYPIELSLGEQQRVAIARAMVTDPPLLLADEPTGNLDPDTAMEILELLNDINLRGTTVLVATHARELVDRFKRRTLVLRNGELVRDDAGGGYSL; encoded by the coding sequence GTGATCGAGTTCAGCCACGTCACGAAGACCTACCCGCGCACGCACACGCACGCGCTGCGCGACGTCCACTTCCACGTGGGCCGCGGCGAGTTCGTGTACGTCACCGGCCACTCGGGCGCGGGGAAGTCGACGCTGCTGGCCCTGATCCTCAGGCGCATCCTGCCCAGCGAGGGCAGGGTGATCATCGGCGGCAACGACGTCGCGCGCCTGCGCGAGAGCCGGCTGCCGCACCTGCGGCGGCAGATCGGCATGGTCTTCCAGGACCACAGGCTGCTGCCGCACCTGACCGCGTTCGAGAACCTCACGTTCGTGCTGCGCGCCACGGCCACGCGCGGCAACCACGAGCAGAAGGCGCTCGCGGCGCTGCGCAACGTGGGCCTGGCGCACAAGCGCAAGGCCTACCCGATCGAGCTCAGCCTGGGCGAGCAGCAGCGCGTGGCGATCGCGCGCGCCATGGTCACCGACCCGCCCCTCCTGCTGGCCGACGAGCCCACGGGCAACCTCGACCCCGACACCGCGATGGAGATCCTCGAGCTCCTCAACGACATCAACCTGCGCGGCACGACGGTGCTGGTGGCGACGCACGCCCGCGAGCTCGTCGACCGCTTCAAGCGCCGCACGCTGGTGCTGCGCAACGGCGAGCTGGTGCGCGACGACGCCGGAGGCGGCTACTCGCTCTGA
- the gyrA gene encoding DNA gyrase subunit A, whose protein sequence is MNEGEVVPVQITDEIKRSFINYAMSVIVDRALPDVRDGLKPVQRRILHAMNQMGLASNRKHSKSAGVVGEVIGKYHPHGDQAIYDAMVRLAQPWNLRYPLVDGQGNFGSVDGDPPAAYRYTEARLTAVAEAMLADIDKDTVDFLENFDGTSTEPEVLPSAVPNLVVNGAAGIAVGMATNLAPHNLGEVVDALVALIDDPAATTETLMEHIRGPDFPTGGMIAREGIREALETGRGSIRVRGRARIEERGGRSLIVVTEIPYQVNKTSLIQTVAQLVRAKKIEEIATLRDESDRQGMRIVFELKRGVKAQSVLNRLYKFTQLQTTFAVNNVVIVDRSPRLLPMRDMLKHFLEHRAGVVRRRTRYDLTKARERAHVLEGYLIALDNLDAVIALIRSSQDGPTAKEGLMREFDMSEVQAQAVLDMRLQRLTGLEREKINEEYRELQEEIARLELILADETELWRVIRGELLEVRKRFADERRTQIVDRFDDLDDDDLIPEEKMVVTLTRQGYIKRTPITAYRSQGRGGRGVASQRTKDDDLNTMLLVGSSHDYLLFFTNRGRVFREKIYDLPEYDRNARGGHIRNVLPRLGEDEFVQTVLGIESFERHGYFVFATKRGLVKRTAISEYGNINSAGLVAINLVGGDELVAVRVTDGAADIVLGTRGGQAIRFEEGGARQTGRATQGVIGIRLKEGDEVVSLAVVPKDEKDEAQLLSVTESGLGKRTPLREFPVQNRGGQGVIAHKLTARTGAMVSLAKVLGSEELFVLAEGSQLIRTAVDQVSVYGRISQGVTIKRLDEGDRVVAAMVLPSDEDLAGAE, encoded by the coding sequence GTGAACGAAGGAGAAGTCGTCCCGGTCCAGATCACGGACGAGATCAAGCGCAGCTTCATCAACTACGCGATGTCGGTGATCGTCGACCGCGCGCTGCCGGACGTGCGCGACGGTCTCAAGCCGGTCCAGCGCCGCATCCTGCACGCCATGAACCAGATGGGCCTGGCGTCGAACCGCAAGCACTCGAAGAGCGCCGGCGTGGTCGGCGAGGTGATCGGCAAGTACCACCCGCACGGCGACCAGGCCATCTACGACGCCATGGTCAGGCTGGCGCAGCCCTGGAACCTGCGCTACCCGCTCGTCGACGGGCAGGGCAACTTCGGCTCCGTCGACGGCGACCCGCCCGCGGCGTACCGCTACACCGAGGCGCGGCTCACCGCGGTCGCCGAGGCCATGCTCGCCGACATCGACAAGGACACGGTCGACTTCCTCGAGAACTTCGACGGCACCTCGACCGAGCCTGAGGTGCTGCCCTCGGCGGTCCCCAACCTCGTCGTCAACGGCGCGGCCGGCATCGCCGTGGGCATGGCGACGAACCTCGCGCCGCACAACCTCGGCGAGGTGGTCGACGCGCTGGTCGCGCTGATCGACGACCCGGCGGCGACCACCGAGACCCTGATGGAGCACATCAGGGGACCCGACTTCCCCACCGGCGGCATGATCGCCAGGGAGGGCATCAGGGAGGCGCTCGAGACGGGCCGCGGCTCGATCCGCGTGCGCGGCAGGGCGCGCATCGAGGAGCGCGGCGGTCGCTCGCTGATCGTCGTGACCGAGATCCCCTACCAGGTCAACAAGACCTCGCTGATCCAGACCGTCGCCCAGCTCGTGCGCGCGAAGAAGATCGAGGAGATCGCGACGCTGCGCGACGAGTCCGACAGGCAGGGCATGCGCATCGTCTTCGAGCTCAAGCGCGGGGTCAAGGCGCAGTCGGTCCTCAACCGGCTCTACAAGTTCACGCAGCTCCAGACGACGTTCGCCGTGAACAACGTCGTGATCGTCGACCGCTCGCCGCGCCTGCTGCCGATGCGCGACATGCTCAAGCACTTCCTCGAGCACCGCGCCGGCGTCGTGCGGCGCCGCACGCGCTACGACCTCACCAAGGCCCGCGAGCGCGCGCACGTGCTCGAGGGCTACCTGATCGCGCTCGACAACCTCGACGCGGTCATCGCGCTGATCCGCTCCTCGCAGGACGGCCCCACCGCCAAGGAGGGGCTGATGCGCGAGTTCGACATGTCCGAGGTGCAGGCGCAGGCGGTGCTCGACATGCGCCTGCAGCGCCTCACCGGCCTCGAGCGCGAGAAGATCAACGAGGAGTACCGCGAGCTCCAGGAGGAGATCGCCAGGCTCGAGCTGATCCTCGCCGACGAGACGGAGCTGTGGCGCGTGATCCGCGGCGAGCTCCTCGAGGTCAGGAAGCGCTTCGCCGACGAGCGCCGCACGCAGATCGTCGACCGCTTCGACGACCTCGACGACGACGACCTGATCCCCGAGGAGAAGATGGTCGTCACGCTCACGCGCCAGGGCTACATCAAGCGCACGCCCATCACCGCCTACAGGTCGCAGGGACGCGGCGGGCGCGGCGTAGCCAGCCAGCGCACGAAGGACGACGACCTCAACACGATGCTGCTGGTGGGCAGCTCGCACGACTACCTGCTGTTCTTCACGAACCGCGGGCGCGTGTTCCGCGAGAAGATCTACGACCTGCCCGAGTACGACAGGAACGCGCGCGGCGGGCACATCAGGAACGTGCTGCCGCGGCTGGGCGAGGACGAGTTCGTCCAGACCGTGCTGGGCATCGAGAGCTTCGAGCGCCACGGCTACTTCGTGTTCGCCACCAAGCGCGGGCTCGTCAAGCGCACCGCGATCTCCGAGTACGGCAACATCAACAGCGCCGGCCTGGTGGCCATCAACCTCGTGGGCGGCGACGAGCTCGTCGCCGTGCGCGTCACCGACGGCGCCGCCGACATCGTGCTCGGCACGCGCGGCGGCCAGGCGATCCGGTTCGAGGAGGGCGGCGCCCGCCAGACGGGCCGCGCCACGCAGGGCGTGATCGGCATCAGGCTAAAGGAGGGCGACGAGGTCGTGTCCCTGGCCGTGGTGCCGAAGGACGAGAAGGACGAGGCGCAGCTCCTCTCCGTCACCGAGAGCGGCCTCGGCAAGCGCACCCCCCTGAGGGAGTTCCCGGTGCAGAACCGCGGCGGCCAGGGCGTGATCGCCCACAAGCTCACGGCCCGCACCGGCGCGATGGTCAGCCTCGCCAAGGTGCTCGGCAGCGAGGAGCTCTTCGTGCTGGCCGAGGGCAGCCAGCTGATCCGCACGGCCGTCGACCAGGTGAGCGTCTACGGGCGCATCTCGCAGGGCGTGACGATCAAGAGGCTCGACGAGGGCGACAGGGTGGTGGCCGCGATGGTGCTGCCCAGCGACGAAGACCTGGCCGGGGCCGAGTGA